The following coding sequences are from one Desulfosporosinus orientis DSM 765 window:
- a CDS encoding sensor domain-containing diguanylate cyclase — translation MSYDLKTDPEDTSTLLHRIHILESQLEEIRLQTNVLLDIARALNASLDPRVIAANIISAIASLISIDQASVCLYKEKTQEFEVIGVFDSRTISPQIPPNLDFSFLSEVLAKGETYYCPPGNKTQDWEWICCLPLQNAQHKTGTINIHAIRQAEITPEQMQFLETVAGHATSALENALLYAIVERESITDGLTGVYNHRYFQKRLRESISLCQRHKRSVTFGLLMVDVDNFKLFNDRYGHQFGDTVLQTIVRELRNNLREEDLIARYGGEEFVILIPEATEKIILFISEKIREVVERTKVYNTATGVDVSVTVSIGVTLWRSTDSPTSVILRADHALYKAKTTGRNQSVYY, via the coding sequence ATGTCATATGATCTGAAAACTGACCCAGAAGATACTTCAACCTTACTTCACAGAATACACATTTTAGAAAGCCAACTTGAAGAAATACGTTTACAAACCAACGTCCTATTAGACATTGCACGTGCACTTAATGCTTCACTTGATCCCAGAGTGATTGCTGCCAATATCATTAGCGCTATTGCTTCCCTTATTAGTATCGACCAAGCAAGCGTTTGTCTTTATAAAGAAAAAACTCAGGAGTTTGAAGTGATTGGAGTCTTTGACTCTAGAACAATCTCACCTCAAATTCCCCCAAATCTTGATTTTTCCTTTCTATCAGAAGTATTAGCTAAAGGAGAAACTTATTATTGTCCACCTGGAAACAAAACACAAGATTGGGAATGGATTTGCTGTTTACCTCTTCAAAATGCCCAGCATAAAACCGGTACTATCAATATCCATGCTATTCGACAAGCAGAAATTACTCCTGAGCAAATGCAGTTTTTAGAAACCGTTGCAGGTCATGCAACTTCAGCCTTAGAAAACGCTCTTCTTTATGCAATCGTTGAACGTGAATCAATAACGGATGGATTAACGGGTGTCTACAATCATCGGTACTTTCAAAAACGTTTAAGGGAATCTATTTCACTTTGTCAGCGTCATAAACGATCGGTGACATTTGGTTTACTTATGGTCGATGTGGATAATTTCAAACTGTTTAATGACCGCTACGGACATCAATTCGGGGATACAGTGCTGCAAACAATTGTTAGAGAGCTGAGAAATAATCTAAGAGAAGAAGATCTTATTGCCCGTTACGGCGGGGAAGAGTTTGTGATCTTAATTCCAGAAGCTACAGAAAAAATCATCTTGTTTATCAGCGAAAAAATAAGGGAAGTCGTCGAAAGAACTAAAGTCTATAATACCGCAACTGGTGTTGATGTTTCTGTTACAGTGAGTATTGGAGTCACTCTTTGGCGTTCAACGGATTCTCCAACTTCTGTAATTTTAAGAGCCGACCATGCTTTATATAAAGCTAAGACGACGGGCAGAAATCAAAGTGTCTACTATTAA
- a CDS encoding IMPACT family protein, protein MESFSTISKIITEEQVIDKSRFIGIAVPVTSLEQVELAMQKTREDYPNARHYVYAYRLYDGLIEKSSDDGEPQGTGGRPIMDVLQHRTIWNVMIVVVRYFGGILLGTGGLSRAYGSTARLVVNDSDLTTMQMYETYTLQVPYEWYATLKYQLEQHYWKIQKEEFFEVIKLLVLIPESEGELFKHWVDDFTRRQVSYKAEGYVWR, encoded by the coding sequence GTGGAAAGCTTTAGTACTATCTCTAAGATTATCACAGAAGAACAAGTTATTGATAAATCCCGTTTTATAGGGATTGCTGTTCCTGTGACCAGCTTAGAACAGGTAGAGTTGGCCATGCAAAAAACACGTGAAGATTATCCGAATGCGCGTCACTATGTCTATGCCTATCGGTTGTATGATGGCTTGATTGAAAAATCTTCGGATGATGGTGAACCTCAAGGAACAGGTGGTCGTCCAATCATGGATGTTTTACAACATCGGACGATCTGGAATGTAATGATTGTGGTCGTGAGGTATTTTGGAGGAATATTATTGGGCACGGGAGGGTTGTCAAGAGCCTATGGCAGCACCGCCCGCCTTGTTGTTAATGATTCGGACTTGACTACAATGCAAATGTATGAAACGTATACTCTGCAAGTACCCTATGAATGGTATGCAACTCTCAAATATCAGTTGGAACAGCATTACTGGAAAATTCAAAAGGAAGAATTTTTTGAAGTAATTAAGCTTCTTGTTCTTATCCCTGAATCCGAAGGAGAATTGTTTAAGCATTGGGTCGATGACTTTACCAGACGACAAGTTTCCTATAAAGCAGAGGGTTACGTGTGGCGATAA
- a CDS encoding thioesterase family protein produces MNLIVGMKGEAKTTVTLSNTAKAMGSGQLEVFATPAMVALMEEAAVNSLQLPEGQSSVGTSLSIKHNAATPIGALVKATAELMEIDRRRLVFNVEAFDEAGQIGVGKHERFIIDVDPFLAKTQTRKQGM; encoded by the coding sequence TTGAATTTAATCGTAGGAATGAAAGGTGAGGCTAAAACAACAGTGACTCTGTCTAATACAGCAAAAGCCATGGGAAGCGGACAATTGGAGGTTTTCGCTACTCCTGCCATGGTAGCCCTTATGGAAGAGGCTGCTGTAAATTCTCTTCAATTGCCGGAAGGACAATCAAGTGTGGGGACTTCTTTGAGTATTAAACATAACGCTGCGACTCCTATAGGAGCATTGGTCAAGGCAACGGCGGAGCTTATGGAAATAGATCGCCGAAGATTAGTCTTTAACGTAGAAGCCTTTGATGAAGCCGGACAAATTGGCGTAGGAAAGCATGAACGTTTTATCATAGATGTAGATCCGTTCCTAGCAAAAACTCAAACTCGCAAACAGGGGATGTAA
- a CDS encoding CBS domain-containing protein, which translates to MKVRDVMTNRVDWVAPNASVVEIAKLMKSNDVGSIPVCEDMKVEGIITDRDIVLKVVAAGKTIESCIAKDIMNSNLVTVTPDQDVHEAADLMSQYQIRRLPVVDQGKMIGIVALGDLAVERIHVNEAGDALSDISQGAHH; encoded by the coding sequence ATGAAAGTTCGTGACGTTATGACTAATCGAGTGGATTGGGTCGCTCCAAATGCTTCGGTGGTTGAAATTGCTAAATTAATGAAATCCAATGATGTTGGTTCAATTCCGGTTTGTGAGGATATGAAGGTAGAAGGGATTATTACCGACAGAGATATTGTTCTTAAAGTAGTTGCTGCTGGAAAAACTATTGAGAGCTGTATTGCTAAAGATATTATGAATTCGAATCTTGTCACTGTTACCCCTGACCAGGATGTTCACGAGGCAGCAGATTTAATGTCACAATATCAAATTAGGAGATTACCAGTAGTGGACCAAGGTAAAATGATTGGAATTGTAGCTTTAGGAGATCTAGCTGTTGAAAGAATTCATGTTAATGAAGCAGGCGATGCCCTAAGTGATATTTCCCAAGGTGCACATCATTAA